One Brachyhypopomus gauderio isolate BG-103 chromosome 15, BGAUD_0.2, whole genome shotgun sequence genomic region harbors:
- the LOC143476187 gene encoding leucine-rich repeat-containing protein 27-like produces the protein MIGGSIMSSGPLSSVFTRSGMPTLEEDMSDLHLSLDCGHSALKSPRPEDESSERLSGAEVSHTMYLSRRSLKDVPDHVLRCTNLQNLYLEGNEISSLPDNLFSSLPSLVWLDLRNNQLSGLPADIGQHRCLRTLLMEGNPVTELPVEMGNMLTLRALSLRNCPVTFPPRDVLQQGLVHILQFLRQQSVARRPLSVRSILSASDMPSVERLPLAEVLQSSVDLCEEANDTEARRFQELRQRMIQMEKADLGAITPVSQRPCHPRTAGGSRSHRTCSMLPTRRAQGMFPELPPLDVHHWKRSEERRRAAEKELNEKQALLEQRRKDAELLQEWRNQARIMKERKVLEHKQLRGMRDQRTEDMGTILYGADPSCSVGDHGEVLYDAPCSAAQSAPHGSFRKETEEARVLRDQELEQRIRTHIQLMQQRRRGPRGPPRDEAQAAALELEEVKKLQLDLERRRQERDLEYRFTAFTGESHPRFYNK, from the exons ATGATAGGTGGCAGTATAATGTCGTCGGGTCCCTTAAGTTCTGTCTTTACACG GTCTGGGATGCCAACCCTGGAAGAGGACATGAGTGATCTTCACTTGAGTCTGGACTGTGGCCACAGCGCGTTAAAGTCTCCGCGACCAGAAGATGAGTCTTCAGAGCGCCTCTCTGGGGCTGAGGTGTCCCACACCATGTATCTAAGCAGACGCAGCCTGAAGGACGTGCCAGACCATGTTTTAAGGTGCACCAACCTCCAG AACTTATATCTTGAAGGCAATGAAATATCCAGTCTTCCAGACAATCTGTTCAGCAGTTTGCCCAGTTTGGTTTGGCTGGACCTAAGAAATAACCAGCTCAGTGGTCTTCCTGCAGATATTGGTCAGCACAG ATGCTTGAGGACTTTGCTGATGGAGGGTAACCCTGTAACAGAACTTCCAGTAGAGATGG GTAACATGCTGACGCTGAGAGCCCTGAGCCTGCGGAACTGTCCCGTCACGTTCCCGCCGCGGGATGTTCTCCAGCAGGGTCTCGTGCACATCCTGCAGTTCCTACGGCAACAATCTGTGGCCCGACGACCACTGAGCGTGCGCAGCATCCTGTCAG CATCAGACATGCCATCTGTGGAGAGGCTTCCGCTGGCCGAGGTGCTGCAGTccagtgtggatctgtgtgaGGAGGCAAATGACACTGAGGCCCGGCGCTTCCAGGAGCTCAGGCAAAGGATGATCCAGATGGAGAAGGCTGATTTAGGGGCCATAACACCAGTCTCTCAGCGGCCATGCCACCCCagaacagcagggggcagcagatCTCACAGAACTTGTTCTATGCTTCCCACCAGGAG GGCTCAAGGAATGTTCCCCGAGCTCCCTCCATTGGATGTGCACCACTGGAAAAGATCAGAGGAAAGAAGACGAGCTGCAGAGAAAGAGCTGAATGAAAAACAAGCCTTACTAGAACAAAGAAGAAA agatgcGGAGCTGTTGCAGGAGTGGAGAAACCAGGCCAGGATCATGAAGGAAAGGAAGGTTCTGGAACACAAGCAACTCAGGGGAATGAGGGATCAGAGGACCGAG GATATGGGGACTATCCTTTATGGCGCAGACCCGTCCTGCAGTGTGGGAGACCATGGTGAGGTCCTGTATGATGCTCCATGCTCTGCTGCCCAGAGTGCCCCACATGGGTCATTCAGGAAGGAAACAGAGGAGGCCAG AGTGCTGCGTGACCAAGAGCTGGAGCAGCGCATCAGGACTCACATACAGTTGATGCAGCAAAGACGCAGGGGCCCCCGAGGGCCCCCCAGGGACGAGGCTCAGGCAGCCGCCCTGGAGTTAGAGGAG GTGAAAAAGTTGCAGTTGGACCTTGAGAGAAGAAGACAGGAGAGAGATCTCGAGTATCGATTCACTGCCTTCACTGGAGAGAGCCATCCGAGATTTTACAATAAATAA
- the pwwp2b gene encoding PWWP domain-containing protein 2B yields MEAVAEELRAGSRIPVSIDQIVNDTLVVTLTYRERNYTGILLDCNKKTGLFCLPDVVGKSEEPLVSKQECDVPNEEPCSKPALPSAPPPKDENTEPEKSPVDSVPVPIPVQPGQATYPPYFEGAPFPHPMWVRHTYSQWVPQPPPRPIKRKKRRSREPGRMTISTIRLRPRQVLCEKCKNTVTSDEDSKDGSKSVGKPSRKENAPQGEEHAKDGPHKGPRKEDGSDSTRESKRREEGTGYESKRFRKDRKEEEKFPGGDVVPHSPVIKISYSTPQGKGEVMKIPSRVHGSVKPFCPKQLLQNGLGEHDGGRETKKETRPSIDSIRTGLTVSIPKLKLPKLSDQDIPSPKIHWRTHSEGEERVSVYEAELVGEARRRSPRAPGAALVRGEDGGEKNGLELWSGSSGEEVERHGDLTLLINFRKRKADSSSLSVCSSDSLDESKSFSSDGTSPELCELAPGEHVAVASSAKTVPPLTVRLHTRSMTKCVTEEGYAVAVGDVVWGKIHGFPWWPARVLSINGSRREEGEVDAPWPEAKVAWFGSPTTSQLSVAKLSPFREFFRSRFNRKKKGMYRRAIVEAAKAVGHMSAEITSLLSHCET; encoded by the exons ATGGAGGCTGTGGCGGAGGAGCTGCGGGCCGGCTCCCGGATTCCGGTGAGCATCGATCAAATAGTAAACGACACGCTTGTGGTGACGCTCACCTACCGAGAGAGGAACTACACGGGGATCTTACTCGACTGCAACAAAAA GACGGGGCTCTTCTGCCTGCCGGACGTCGTGGGGAAGTCCGAGGAGCCTCTAGTCTCCAAACAGGAGTGTGACGTCCCGAACGAGGAGCCCTGCTCCAAACCCGCTCTGCCGTCAGCACCGCCACCAAAGGACGAGAACACGGAACCCGAGAAGTCTCCCGTAGACAGCGTCCCGGTCCCCATCCCCGTGCAGCCGGGCCAGGCCACCTACCCGCCATACTTCGAAGGTGCTCCGTTCCCTCATCCCATGTGGGTACGCCACACGTACAGCCAGTGGGTGCCCCAGCCTCCGCCCCGGCCAatcaagaggaagaagaggcgGTCCCGGGAACCCGGACGCATGACCATAAGCACCATTCGTCTGCGGCCCAGGCAGGTGCTGTGTGAGAAGTGCAAGAACACGGTGACGAGCGACGAGGACAGCAAAGACGGATCAAAGTCGGTGGGCAAGCCGTCCCGGAAGGAGAACGCGCCGCAGGGGGAGGAGCACGCCAAGGACGGTCCGCACAAAGGGCCAAGGAAGGAGGACGGCAGTGACTCCACCAGAGAGTCCAAACGACGAGAGGAGGGTACCGGCTACGAAAGCAAGCGCTTCCGCAAGGACAGGAAGGAGGAAGAGAAGTTCCCGGGAGGTGACGTGGTCCCCCACAGCCCCGTGATAAAGATCTCCTACAGCACTCCACAAGGGAAAGGAGAAGTGATGAAGATCCCGTCTCGCGTGCACGGCTCAGTCAAGCCGTTCTGCCCCAAGCAGCTGCTCCAGAACGGGCTTGGGGAGCACGACGGTGGCCGCGAGACCAAGAAGGAAACGCGACCTTCCATCGACTCGATCCGAACGGGCCTCACCGTGTCCATCCCCAAGCTCAAACTCCCAAAGCTCTCTGACCAAGACATCCCCTCGCCCAAAATCCACTGGAGGACCCACAGCGAGGGCGAGGAGCGCGTGTCCGTGTACGAGGCGGAGCTGGTGGGCGAGGCACGGCGGAGGAGCCCCAGGGCCCCCGGTGCCGCGCTGGTGCGTGGAGAGGACGGCGGGGAGAAGAACGGACTGGAGCTGTGGTCGGGCAGTTCCGGCGAGGAGGTGGAGCGCCACGGCGACCTGACGCTGCTCATTAACTTTCGCAAGCGCAAGGCCGACTCGTCCAGCCTGTCGGTGTGCAGCAGCGACAGCCTGGACGAGTCCAAATCCTTCAGCTCGGACGGCACGTCGCCGGAGCTGTGCGAGCTGGCGCCGGGCGAGCACGTGGCCGTGGCGTCCTCGGCCAAGACGGTTCCGCCGCTGACCGTGCGGCTGCACACGCGAAGCATGACCAAGTGCGTGACGGAGGAGGGCTACGCCGTGGCCGTGGGCGACGTGGTGTGGGGCAAGATCCACGGCTTCCCCTGGTGGCCGGCGCGGGTGCTCAGTATCAACGGGAGCCGGCGTGAGGAGGGCGAGGTGGACGCCCCCTGGCCCGAGGCCAAGGTGGCCTGGTTCGGCTCGCCCACCACCTCGCAGCTGTCCGTGGCCAAGCTATCGCCCTTCCGCGAGTTCTTCCGGTCGCGCTTCAACCGCAAGAAGAAAGGCATGTACCGGCGAGCCATCGTCGAGGCGGCCAAAGCCGTGGGCCACATGAGCGCCGAGATCACCTCCCTGCTGTCGCACTGCGAGACATAG